DNA from Methanobrevibacter sp.:
TCAATGGATGAGTTTCCATTATGTGATGAGTGCTTAGCAGAATATGAGGAACCTTTAAACAGACGTTATCATGGAGAAGCAATATGCTGCAGCGAATGCGGACCTGAAATGGAACTATATGAAGGTATGCACAAAATAAATACCGACAATCCTATAAAATCAGGTGCTCAAAAGCTGAAAGAAGGAAAAATATTGGCCATAAAAGGAATTGGCGGAACACACCTAGTTGTTGATGCCTATAACGATAAAGCCATAAAAGAACTGAGAAAACGCCTTAACCGCCCCAATCAGGCATTTGCCGTAATGTGCAGGGATTTGGAAAGTCTTCAAGATTATGCTGAGTTAACCGAAAAGGAAATAGAAACCATCACTTCAAACAAAAGACCTATTGTTATTTTAAAGAAAAATAATGATTATGCATTTCCTGAAAGTTTATCACCGGGACTTCACAACATTGGAGTGATGCTCCCATACTCTCCGATGCACCATCTGCTATTTGATGAAGGAGACATTGATACTTATGTCATGACTTCGGCAAATACTCCTGGAGAACCAATGATGATTGCAAATGATGAGATTGTCAACGGAGTTAGCGATTATTCATTAGTTCATAACCGTCAAATTCTAAATAGATGCGACGATTCCGTTATCAGATTTAGAAACAATGAATTATCATTTATTAGAAGATCAAGAGGATATACTCCCGAACCATATACAATAAATTACGATGTAAATGATTTGAATGTGCTTGCCTTAGGCCCTGAACTTGATGTGACCTTTTCAGTTGCAAAAGACAATATCGTATATCCTTCTCAACACATCGGAAATACAAACAAACCGAAAACATTGGCTTTTTTAAAAGAAGCTATTGAAAATATGGAGAGAATAACCAAAATCAATGAATTTGACATGATTGCCTGTGATTTGCATCCCAATTTCTTTACAACAAGACTGGCTCATAATTTAGCTGAAAAATATGGTTGTGAAGTTCTTCAGGTGCAACACCATCATGCTCATTCTGTTGCTTTGGCCAATGACAGCGCAATAGAAGAAATGATTGTAATTGCTGCTGACGGAGTAGGTTATGGAAGTGACAAAACCAGCTGGGGAGGGGAAATTCTCTATACAAATATTAAAGACTTTGAAAGATTAGGACACCTGCAGCCTCAATTAATGCCCGGAGGAGATGTGGCTACAAGATATCCTGCCAGAATGCTTGCAAGTATTTTAAATGATGAAGACCTAATTAAAAACTATTCAGATTACTTTAAATACGGAAATGTTGAAATAAAAAATATTTTCAAACAGATAGCTGCCGGAATTAATGTTGGCAAAACAACAAGTACCGGAAGAGTCCTTGATTCAATGGCAGTTGCTCTTGAAATATGCCATGAGCGAACTTACGAAGGAGAATGCTCAATGAAACTGGAATCTGCAGCATATTACTCCACTAAAGATTTGGAAATTCCTATTGTTATTGAAAATGACACTCTGAATACCAGTGAAATCCTAAAAGAAGTTGTGAAGTTATATCAAAATGGTGAGAAAAAAGCAGACGTTGCAGCTGCAGGCCAAAATGCCATTGGAAAAGGATTAAGCGAACTTGCAATAAGTGCAGCAAATAAAAAAGGAATTAAAGAAATCGGAGCAACAGGAGGAGTATTTTACAACGAAGCCATTACAAACACTGTTAAAAATTCTATTGAAAATGAGGATTTTACATTTATCCAGCACAAAAATACATGTGCGGGAGACGGATCCGTATCTTTAGGCCAAGCAATTATTGCTAAAAAATTATAAAAAAGATGGTTTAAATAAAACCATCAAATAATGGCCAGTAATTACCTATTTCTTAGAGTTCTCTCAAGAATATATTCCGCTCTTTCTTTAAGATTGCCATATAATCTTATTTGATTTTTCAACTCTTCAATAGCTTCAAGTTGCCCATCATCTATTCTTTTTTCAATGTCTAATAATTTAGACCATTCATCACCTGACGGAAGCTGTAATGTATTAAGCATGTCGTCTGACAAGTTAACATCAAAAGTATTTCTATTAATGGTAATGTGAATATTAACTTCGTTTTGCAAATCATAATATTTACGCGGACGACCCCTTACAATCTTTTTATATGAAGAATTTAATATCCCTATGTCTTCCATCGCTCGCAAATGAGCAATAATAGCTTTTTGACCAATAGCTAATTCATTTGAAATTTCACTAACAAACATAGGTTCTTCCCTTAAAAGATTTATAATATCCCTTCTAGTCTTACAACCCATTACATCAAGGATGTCTTCTTTATCAATCCCTCCTTGTTGGTCATTATAGTTCCCTCTAATTTCTATACGGCCATTAGAAGAATTGACATTTCTATAACTTTTTTCATTTTTTTCAATGTCATTAATTCTGCTCATAATTTATACTATTATATCGAAACCTTTATATAACTTTTTGTTACTATAATAATGTAAGAGAAAGATAACTTTTGGTTACTTTAATATTTGGTTCAGAAAAACTTGAAGTAATAACTCTCAGACAATGAACCATTTTCCTATATATCCATAAATTCCCAAAAACCAAAATTAAGTAATCAAACGTTCAAGTTCTCGAAGAAGAGTTATTACAAAAGTTTTTCCAAAAACCTAAAAAAAAGGTGCAAATATGACTGACGAAAATAAAGGCGAAACTGAAGTTGAAGCTCAAGATATTCAAGAAAAATATGAAGAACTTCTTGAAGAATTAACTCTTAAAGACGAAGAGTTAAATCAACTCAAAGAAAATCTTGAAAAGCAAGAAGCTGAAACTCAAGAATACATTTCACTTTCACAAAGACTTCAAGCAGATTTCGAAAACTTCAAAAAAATTACTGATAAAAGAAACAGCGAACTAATTAAGTTTGCAAATGAAGATATAATAAAAAAGTTTCTTGATTGCTATGAAGATTTCGCTAGAGCTTTGGAAATTGAAAATAATGAAGATTTAAGAGATGGTGTAGAACTTATCTATAATAAATTTAAAGACATTTTAACAAAAGAAGGAATCGAAGAAATTCCTGCAAAAGGAGAAAAATTTGATTTGAACAAGCATGAAGCAATGATGGTTCAAAAGTCCGACGATGTTGAAAATGACTATATTATAGAAGAGTTAATGAAAGGCTACATGTACAAAGATAAAGTCCTTAAATATTCAAAAGTTATTGTTTGTAAAAAATAAAGTTTATTAAATTATTTATAAAAAAAATAGGTGATAATTATGTCTGATACTAAAAAAGAAAAAATAATCGGAATTGATTTAGGAACAAGTAACTCTGCTGCATCAGTGCTTGTAGGAGGTAAAGCAACTCCTATACCATCAGCAGAAGGAGCAAGCCAATATGGTAAATCATTCCCAAGTTACGTTGCATTTACCGATGATGGTCAAATGTTAGTAGGAGAACCGGCAAGAAGACAAGCTGTAACAAACCCTGAAAATACCATCAGTGCGATTAAAAGAAGTATGGGTACTGATCAAAAAGTTACAGTAAACGGAAAACAATATTCCCCACAAGAAATTTCTGCATTCATCTTGCAAAAAATCAAAAAAGACGCAGAAACATTCTTAGGCGAACCAATTGAAAAAGCCGTAATTACAGTGCCTGCTTACTTTGACGACAACCAAAGGACTGCAACAAAAGACGCAGGAACTATTGCCGGACTTGATGTTGTAAGACTCGTAAACGAACCAACAGCAGCAAGCCTCGCATATGGTCTTGATAAAGCCGATGATGATGATATGAACATCATGGTTTACGATTTAGGTGGAGGTACCTTAGATGTAACCATTATGGAATTCGGTGGAGGAGTATTTGAAGTAAAATCCACTAGCGGAGATACTCAACTTGGTGGTACTGATATGGATAACGTATTAATCAAATACTTGGCTGATGACTTCAAACAGCAAGAAGGTATTGATTTGATGGATAACGACCAAGCAGTACAAAGATTAAGAGAAGCTGCTGAAAAAGCAAAAATCGAATTATCCACTACCACAACTACCCAAGTTAACTTACCATTTATTGGAATGGGCAGTGACGGAACTCCTAAAAACTTAATTATTGACCTTACAAGAGCAAAATTAGAAGAATTAGTCGACAGTATTGTGGAAAAATCCAGCAAACCAATGCAACAAGCATTGGATGATGCTAAAATGAGCAAATCTGAAATTGATAAAATCATTTTAGTTGGTGGACCTACCAGAATGCCAATCGTGCAAAAATTCGTTGAAAACTTCATAGGCAAAAAAGTTGAACGTGGTATTGACCCGATGGAATGTGTATCAATGGGTGCTGCTATTCAAGGAGGAGTATTGGCCGGTGAGATTAAAGACATCGTTCTTTTAGACGTAACTCCATTATCATTAGGTATTGAAACTTTAGGTGGAGTATCAACTACTTTAATTGAAAGAAACACTACCATTCCTGCTAAAAAAAGTCAAATTTTCTCCACAGCTGCAGATAACCAACCATCTGTAGACATTAACGTATTGCAAGGGGAAAGAAAAATGGCTGCAGATAACACTTCACTTGGACGTTTCCAACTTGTAGGAATCCCACCTGCACCAAGAGGCATCCCTCAAATTGAAGTAACATTTGATATTGACGCAAATGGTATTATTAATGTAACTGCTAAAGATAAAGGAACAGGTAAAGAGCAAGCTATTACCATTACTTCCTCAACTAAATTATCCGATGAAGAAATTGAAGAAAAAATCAAAGAAGCAGAAATGAATGCTGAAGCTGATGCTAAAAGACAAGAAGAAATTGAAATTAGAAACAATGCTGATTCATTAATTTATACTTCTGAAAAAACCTTAGAAGAACTTAAAGATCAAGTATCTGAAGACGAAAAAACAAAAGTTGAAGACCTTGTTAAAGAATTAAGAGAACTTATAGCTGGCGATGACCTTGATGCCATTAAAGCAAAGTCTGATGAATTATCAAATATAATTCAAGAAATTGGTGCAAAAATTTACCAACAAGCACAAGCTGAAGCACAAGCACAACAGCAAGCAGGTGCTGATGCTAATGCAGGTGCTCAAGACAACGATGATGACACAATTGATGCAGACTATGAAGTAAAAGATGATTAGATCAAATAATAAAGTTTTATTAAATTGTTAGGTTATAACAAATCAGAATCAATCATAAACTAATGATTAATAAAACTATTATTTTTTCTATCTTTTTTTAAATTATTTTATAAGGTGAATAAATGGCAGACAAGCGTGATTACTATGAAGTTCTTGGAGTGGATAAATCTGCTGATGAAAAGACAATAAAAAAAGCTTATCGTAAATTAGCAAGAAAATACCATCCGGATGTTTGTGACAGACCTGATGCAGAAGATAAGTTTAAAGAAGTAAGTGAAGCTTACGCAGTCTTGTCTGATGATGAAAAACGTCAAAGATATGATCAATTCGGCCATGCAGGAATGGATGGATTTACTGCAGAAGACTTCTATCAAAACGTAAACTTCGAAGATATTTTCCAAGGATTCGATATAGGAAACATTTTTGACATGTTTGGTTTTGGTGGAGGTTCACGTTCAAGAGGCGGAAGAGCTGGCCCTCAAAGAGGCTCAGACATCTACACTGAAGTACCAATAACTTTAGAAGAAGCATTCAATGGATGCGAAAAAGAAATAAGAATTACTAGAAGTGAATTATGTCCTACATGTAACGGATCAAAGTCTAAACCCGGATCCTCTCCAGAAACATGTAAAGTATGTGGCGGAAGCGGACAGATTAAAGAAGTCAGCAACACATTTCTTGGACAAATGGTTAATGTAAGACCATGTAGAGAATGTGGAGGCAGTGGAAAAATCATTACTGACCCATGTGATGAATGTCATGGAAGAGGCAGTATTAGAAAAACTAAAACAATCAAAATTGAAATTCCGGAAGGAGTTGATGAAGGAAACCACTTAAGAGTTTCAGGTGAAGGAAACTGTGGTGAAGCAGCAGGTCTGGAAGGAGATTTAATTGTTACAGTGCATATTAAAAAACACAAAAAATTTGTGCGTGAAGGACATCACTTATACCTAGATCAGCAAATTAGTTTCCCTCAGGCGGCACTTGGTGATTTAATTACCATTCCTACTATTGAAGGAAAAGAAATTGAGTTTAAAGTTACACCCGGAACACAAAGTGAAACTGTTTATAAGTTAAGAGGCCAAGGTATGAACTCTGTTAGACATAATGGCAGGGGAAACCTTTATGTAACTGTAAAAGTGGTTGTTCCTAAAAAATTAAATTCAAAACAAAAAGATTTGCTTAAACAGTTCTCTGAAATTAGCGGAGATGAAATTAAACATGTCGAAAAAGGGCTTTTCGACAGAGTAAAAGAAGCAATGAAGTAAATTAGATAATACTAATTTACTTTCCCACATTTATACTGACAATAGGTGATGATATGCCGATTGGTGATGGAATACCATTATATGATTTAAAAGAAATAGGTTATAAAGTAGCCATTATATTCGGAGCGTTAATTGTAATTTATGGCGTTTTATGGTTACTTGCCGCGTTAAAAGTAATTCCAGCTATCGTATTTGCAATATTTCCCCAAATTGTTTTGATTTTAATTGGAATATTTATAATTTACATGGCTGTAGACCGCAAAAAGAAATATTATTAATTTCTTAATTTTTAAACCATCTTAAACTTCATTTTTCTCTTTTTTATCTGAATTTGCACTACTTCTTGATTACACAATCCAAAACTATTTTAAAAAAAAATTGAAATTTGACTTGAAATTTAACTACCAAATAATTGAAAATAACTAAGATTAAATTAATAGTTCTAAAAAACCATCCAAAATTAAGAAAAGAACATTCAAAATAATTAATAGCTATTTTGAAAATAACAAATATAAATTTAGTTATCTATATGAAAAAATAAAAAAATAATAGAGATAAAAATCCCTATCTTTTAACTACAATTTTAACAGATTTTGAAGATGCAGAATAATAACCGTTACCTGCAAATTTAACCACAGAAGTGTAAGATCCTTTTTTGGTTAATTTGGTAATCTTAAAAGTAGCTTTACCTTTAGAATTGGTAACTGCTTTGTAAGTTTTACCTTTAACTTTAATAGTAACTTTGACTTTCTTAATAGCCTTACCCTTATTGTCTTTTAAAGTGACAGTGTAAGATTTGACTTTAGATTTAGCTTTGAAAGTCTTTTTAGCTGCGGTTAATTTGGTTGGTTGTTTGGTTATTTTTATTTTTGCATTTAAGCTAGAAGCTTTAAAGTTATTATCTCCTGCAAATTTCATTTTCAAAGTGTAAGTGCCCACTTTAGAAGCGGAAAGTTTGAATTTGATTACACCTGATGAATTTGTGGTGTAAGTTTTGGTTTTACCATTAAAGTTAATGGAAACTTTTTTGTTTGCCAAAGCTTTTCCGTTTGCATCTTTTAAAGCAATATTATAGTATGATCCGGATTTAACAGCAGTTAAGTAAACGCTTACTGAAGTTTTTGCAACAATTTTAGTTGCAGACGGTGCAACAGCAATAGAACTTTCTACAGATTTAGGACCGTATACCTCATCACCATTAAATGAAACTACAACATTATAAATTCCTGCTGCAGGATTAAGTTTGAATATGGCATGACCATTTGCATCGGTAGTTGAGTTATAAACAACACCATTAATTGTTAAAAAGAGAACAATGTTTGAAATCGGATCGCCATTTTCATCTACCACTCCCACAGAGAAATCAGCACCTTTAATATAATCGGTAGATATACTTGGTGCAAATATGATAGTTTTTAATGAAGGAGTGTTATTGGTAGCTATAACCGCACCATCTGAAACAATTGAATTTGCCCCAACGCCTTTTTTAGATGCCAGATAATTTTTCTCTACAGTTAAATTAGATCCTGTGGCGTTAATTGCATAATCCCCAGTAGTTCTAATATCATTACCTGAGACAAGAACATTTCCTTTTAATGTTTTAAGACCTGTTCCTGATGTAACAACAGAATTGTTTTTAATTAATACATTGCCTTTAGTACTGATACCTAAAGAGTTTAAAGGCAATAAAGAATCTCCAGTACTGCTATTGCCCATTTCGGAACCTACAGTATAAATATTGTTAGAAACAATAGTGCCGTTATTCTTGATACTTGCAACAATACCGTAAGTGTAATTACCGGTAGCCATAATTGTATTATTAGAAATATATGGGTTAGGTTCCAGTAATTCCATACCGCAAGCAGCATAAGCATTAATCTCAATATTATTACTATCATAAGTAATGTTTTCAATAGGGCCCATATAGCTTGCAGAATAAATACCATAAACGACATTTACGGCATTTACAGCAATATGATTATTTCTCAAAACACCATTACTTGACAATGCATCAATATTAACACCATTAGCATAGTAATCATCAGAAGAAATATCTACGAAATTGTCACTGAGAGTAAAATTATCTGCAGAAACATAAACTCCATAAATATACTTGTGGCCTTCAGCATTAATCGTATTATTAGAAATTAGAATATCTGAACTGACAATCGGATAAATCAGATTGTAATCCTCGTCAAATTCAAAACTGTAAGGATTGCTTCTTACACTTAACACATAAATTGTATCATAACTGCCGCTTATATTATTATACTTAAGATTGACACGATTATTTGTGAATTTTACATCTTCACAGTAATACAAAACAATACCTTCAGAATAAACTGTTGGTTCATAAGTTAAAGGGTCATATTTCACATCAGAAGAAGGAATGCCAATAACTATATTGTTATTATCAACAGTAATGTTTTTAGCAGCAATTTTTTTATTTTCATTACCATTTACACGGATAGCATTATTAACAAAACTTCCATTAGTATTTCCAATAAATAGAATATCATTATTAGAAATTGTCATGTCACCTACATTGGAGTAAATCGCATAACTTTCAACATCACCAGCAGCACTAACATTAATCTTGTTATCAGTTATAGTAAACCTACCTTTTTCAACAAGATTAACACCAATACCTGTGGATTTAATATCATTTTTCTCGATTAACACATTACCTTTTACACTTACTCCTAAAGAGTTTAAAGGCAATAAAGGATCACCAGTACTATTGGCACCATTATTTGACCCCAAAGCAGATATTGAATTATTGGAAATAGTACCGTTATTTTTGATGCTTGCTACAATACCGTAAGTGTAATTACCATCCATAACAAGATAATTATTTGAAATGTAAGGACTAGCCTCAACAACTTCAATACCGCATGCAGCATAAGATTTAACCATAATCATGTTATTTACATAGGAAATGTTTTTAATAGCTCCATATAACTGGTAGGAATAAATTCCATATCCTGCAGAAGGGGAGTTTATGCTTATTACATTATTGCTTACAACACCATCAGATGAAGGGCCGTCTACGTTAATTGCATTTGCATAATATAAATCCGCTGAGGAATTAATCACATTATTTGAAATTTTAAAATCATCAGCAGAAACGTAAATAGAGTAGATATAATTATGGCCTTTAGCAGTTATTGTGTTATTGATAATTTCAACATTAGAACAGACAATCGAATCTGCAAAATTATAAGGATTTCCCCTTACACTTAATGCATAAACTGTATCATAATCACCGTTAAACTTATTATATTTTAAATCAAGACGGTTATCTACAAATTTTACCCCTTCACAGTAATAAAATACTATACCTTCAGAAAAAGTTTTTGCCGCATAAGTTGTAGGATCATAACCGACATTTACAGAAGGAATATCAATATTCATTA
Protein-coding regions in this window:
- the hypF gene encoding carbamoyltransferase HypF; its protein translation is MNSLKILTQGIVQGVGFRPYVYRLASELNLKGYVRNLGNVVEIIIEGENAQSFVERLPKELPPIAKINSMNVEAIEKHDYTDFEIIESGDSYSGISVIPPDIAICDKCLSEIRNPEDRRYKYAFNACTDCGPRFTVIESVPYDRIRTSMDEFPLCDECLAEYEEPLNRRYHGEAICCSECGPEMELYEGMHKINTDNPIKSGAQKLKEGKILAIKGIGGTHLVVDAYNDKAIKELRKRLNRPNQAFAVMCRDLESLQDYAELTEKEIETITSNKRPIVILKKNNDYAFPESLSPGLHNIGVMLPYSPMHHLLFDEGDIDTYVMTSANTPGEPMMIANDEIVNGVSDYSLVHNRQILNRCDDSVIRFRNNELSFIRRSRGYTPEPYTINYDVNDLNVLALGPELDVTFSVAKDNIVYPSQHIGNTNKPKTLAFLKEAIENMERITKINEFDMIACDLHPNFFTTRLAHNLAEKYGCEVLQVQHHHAHSVALANDSAIEEMIVIAADGVGYGSDKTSWGGEILYTNIKDFERLGHLQPQLMPGGDVATRYPARMLASILNDEDLIKNYSDYFKYGNVEIKNIFKQIAAGINVGKTTSTGRVLDSMAVALEICHERTYEGECSMKLESAAYYSTKDLEIPIVIENDTLNTSEILKEVVKLYQNGEKKADVAAAGQNAIGKGLSELAISAANKKGIKEIGATGGVFYNEAITNTVKNSIENEDFTFIQHKNTCAGDGSVSLGQAIIAKKL
- a CDS encoding ArsR family transcriptional regulator — translated: MSRINDIEKNEKSYRNVNSSNGRIEIRGNYNDQQGGIDKEDILDVMGCKTRRDIINLLREEPMFVSEISNELAIGQKAIIAHLRAMEDIGILNSSYKKIVRGRPRKYYDLQNEVNIHITINRNTFDVNLSDDMLNTLQLPSGDEWSKLLDIEKRIDDGQLEAIEELKNQIRLYGNLKERAEYILERTLRNR
- a CDS encoding nucleotide exchange factor GrpE, which encodes MTDENKGETEVEAQDIQEKYEELLEELTLKDEELNQLKENLEKQEAETQEYISLSQRLQADFENFKKITDKRNSELIKFANEDIIKKFLDCYEDFARALEIENNEDLRDGVELIYNKFKDILTKEGIEEIPAKGEKFDLNKHEAMMVQKSDDVENDYIIEELMKGYMYKDKVLKYSKVIVCKK
- the dnaK gene encoding molecular chaperone DnaK, with translation MSDTKKEKIIGIDLGTSNSAASVLVGGKATPIPSAEGASQYGKSFPSYVAFTDDGQMLVGEPARRQAVTNPENTISAIKRSMGTDQKVTVNGKQYSPQEISAFILQKIKKDAETFLGEPIEKAVITVPAYFDDNQRTATKDAGTIAGLDVVRLVNEPTAASLAYGLDKADDDDMNIMVYDLGGGTLDVTIMEFGGGVFEVKSTSGDTQLGGTDMDNVLIKYLADDFKQQEGIDLMDNDQAVQRLREAAEKAKIELSTTTTTQVNLPFIGMGSDGTPKNLIIDLTRAKLEELVDSIVEKSSKPMQQALDDAKMSKSEIDKIILVGGPTRMPIVQKFVENFIGKKVERGIDPMECVSMGAAIQGGVLAGEIKDIVLLDVTPLSLGIETLGGVSTTLIERNTTIPAKKSQIFSTAADNQPSVDINVLQGERKMAADNTSLGRFQLVGIPPAPRGIPQIEVTFDIDANGIINVTAKDKGTGKEQAITITSSTKLSDEEIEEKIKEAEMNAEADAKRQEEIEIRNNADSLIYTSEKTLEELKDQVSEDEKTKVEDLVKELRELIAGDDLDAIKAKSDELSNIIQEIGAKIYQQAQAEAQAQQQAGADANAGAQDNDDDTIDADYEVKDD
- the dnaJ gene encoding molecular chaperone DnaJ; this encodes MADKRDYYEVLGVDKSADEKTIKKAYRKLARKYHPDVCDRPDAEDKFKEVSEAYAVLSDDEKRQRYDQFGHAGMDGFTAEDFYQNVNFEDIFQGFDIGNIFDMFGFGGGSRSRGGRAGPQRGSDIYTEVPITLEEAFNGCEKEIRITRSELCPTCNGSKSKPGSSPETCKVCGGSGQIKEVSNTFLGQMVNVRPCRECGGSGKIITDPCDECHGRGSIRKTKTIKIEIPEGVDEGNHLRVSGEGNCGEAAGLEGDLIVTVHIKKHKKFVREGHHLYLDQQISFPQAALGDLITIPTIEGKEIEFKVTPGTQSETVYKLRGQGMNSVRHNGRGNLYVTVKVVVPKKLNSKQKDLLKQFSEISGDEIKHVEKGLFDRVKEAMK